Within the Erpetoichthys calabaricus chromosome 1, fErpCal1.3, whole genome shotgun sequence genome, the region agacagtactgctgcaataaattatttcatcgagggtcgccCATGGCACagaaagcatcttgcatgaggcaggaacaatctctggacagggcatcagctaaTCACTACCCCTGTGCCActgtggccccatgtttaatgcatgctttaattaatttcatcatgaaaatgatatcaagtattacatcttagtatttaaattgttcagagagctgtaatatcatgaatgtaatgtattctgtatcttgtcggcgtaagagaaagcttgtttaagaagcacgtagtgattcacacacatagagcacgcAGAAGAACAAACAGAATACATAGAATTTaacatgttactttagttacgatgggatctgagaaactctagtaaattgcACATTAATTTCCATAttaagtttacaatgttctacttcaatgatttcaatgacaaaataaactatgaaattaatgtggacatttcaacctttttttcactgtgtcagtattttttcttttctctgtaccctaatacacttccgtataacactcagatggtgggctacgacttgccttttcacggcgactttgatatctgacaacttcttttttatttcgggcactgtgcgactttctgaatttgaccattcgattagcttccttttgttgcttatacaactgcttaaaccaacaaatagtatgtttttcattaCCTACACTTAGcgttcgctgaaattcttctttttccctatgcttttgctattgtcttttcacgGAATGGGGTACTTAaggtaatatttatattgatttgcatattcaaattctgggaggagacggggtggggcagcaggtgcgtgcacgagcattacatttcatgctgaccaggatttatgtagcagaagtgcgtggaagttgacTTACGCCCGTTTTTGTGTATCTaaatttttctgtgcatacacacatttcaacttttgtctgtacgccatgttttagtgtgaattctactcacAGAGTTATGCATGGGACCCCTGGAGATTTTGCTAAACGAATATTTGAGTAAAGTGAAAACTAGAAGACACATAGACATTGGTAAAGtgagaaaatgttcaaaaaagcCTATTAAGGagcaaaataatgtaaaattagcAAGAAACAAGGGTGTTGAAAGAATAAGTCAATAgattaaataacaaagaatgcTGCAAAGTGAAAAGGAAATGAGTAAATGAGTGCTGAATAGGAGAAAGTAGTCTAATTAAATGACAAAACCTAAATAACCTTCAATAGGTTCCAGTAGTCTTCGGATTACCTGCTGTTGTCTCACGGAGCAAATGGTTTGCCCAAGAATGAAACAGTACTATagtttgtcattatttatttatttattgtatgcagCAGAACACATCTGCATTTAAGGGAATTACTTGAATGCCacaataatttgtttgttttgcacAATTGTAGTTGAGAGAATTAATATGAATATCAACAGCATTGTCGtttacccagccacaggggatgcacataTCAgtatgtttcttcatgctggtcccaagcccggataaatggggagggttatgtcaggaagggtaaaattttgccagatcaacatgcggaaAACAAGACAGTTTTCTATAACGGATTGGTCAAACCCTgggttagccaacagggtgctggtggaaattgggctactgttgtccaaagaaggaaaagaagatggGGGAGTTGTGtccagaggaaagaggagagaaggaagataaagagagtggaactgagggtagaaactttgaatgctagcagtatgactgataaggggaaagagttagctgatatgatggagagaagaaaggttgatatattgtgcgtgcaagagactaaatggaaggggaataagccctgatggattggaggtggattcaaatggttttataataataataataagaggttacatttattgagcgcctttcacaaacccgaggtcgctttacatacagataaaaaaaagaaattacacaaATGATAAAAGTTTgttgaagaggaaagttttcagttgcaaTTTAAAattgcagaaacaggagcaatcttggagagactgaggaagagagttccaggcactgaaggacctgcctcccaaggtgaagagtctggtgcgtgggacagtaatgAGAGTACTGCTCGATGACCTGAGAGAGCTGTTATgtattgaaataaatataataataattggtAGTATTCCCAGGCAGCAGGGGGCGCCACAGCGGGGTTAAGAAATATCTTGGACAACTGGTTACAGAAAATGTTCTTAGTAAAAAGACTACTGTGCAGTTAACATAACTTCTGGCCTCAGTGTCTATCATTGAATGTCTGTAGTCATTAGCCtcaaattattaaacataacaaACTGGTGACGAGGATAAAGCTGATGCCCAGTGTGTCAGTTTGTGACTGCAGCTGGAGTTTTTattcagtatataaaaaaaacgtTGTGGCAATATGGCTGCGACGCTGGGGCACATCGACGATTTTGATGAAAATGTGGAGCAGTGGACCACATATATTGAGCGTTTCAAAACCTTTGCATTAGCTAATGGTATTGGGGAGGACAAACTGGTTCCAGTGCTATTAAGTGTAATTGGACATACGACTTATGACTTGCTTCGTAGTCTTTTAGCACTGGAGAAACCAAAGGACAAAACTTTTGACCAGATTAAAGCAGTGCTACAGCAGCATTTTTCTCCAAAGCCTTTGGTGATAACAGGAAGGTTTTGCTTTCACAAAAGGAGCAAGCGTAGGAGGAGTCAGTTTCACAGTATGTTGCTGTCTTAAAGAAACTGTCTGAGCACTGTGAATTTGGCGCTTACTTAGAGGAAGCATTGCGTGATCAATTTGTTTGTGGACTAAATAATGAAACGATACAGAAACTACTGTTAACAGAAGTAGCGTTGACCTATAAAAAAGCAGTCGAAATCGCAATTTCCATGGAGATGGTGGCACGCGAATCGCAGCAGCTTTGTGGATCTTTAAAAGTGAATTGAGCTATCAGTTTTACATAAGATAAGGAAATGCAAATGATGTGGAAGAGTTAATCACAGTGACAGTGATTGTTGGTACAAAGATCAGGATTGCCATAACTGTGATAAGAAGGGCCACGCAATGGGAGTATGTAAACAGGAGGAATCTATAAGAAGAGAGGAGAGGGCGCAGTATAAAGGAAAGTCACAACGGCAATCGGATTATCCTAAAAAGAGACctgtaaattgtgttttattcCAGGAGGTGTCCAGTGAAGCGTCAGGTAACGAAACTGACACAGAATTAGCCTTACATAAGCTGATCCAAGAAGGGGAGAAGTCACACATTAGTGTGAAACCTAAAACAGAAGGCACAGAAGTAGAAATGGAGTTGGACACGGGCAGCAGTGTCATTAATTTCAACAAAACTATACAAGAAATTACTGAGCCACGCGCCTCTAGAGACAACTGATGTAGTTTTGAAGACTTACACTGGGGAACCAATATCCCCTGAAGGAATTATTAATGTGAAAGTCACTTTGAACAAACAGTtagctgtccttccattatatgtTATCAGAGGAAATTATACACCCCTTTTTGGTAGGGAGTGGTTCCGAAGAATTAAATTGAATTGGCATGAGATTAAGTCAGTACAGCAAGTTACCTTGAAGGACATAATACAAAAACATGCTGCAGTCTTCAGTAAAGATTTGGGGACAATGAAGGGCATTGAAGTAGTCATTTCTTTGAAACCGCAACATAAGCCAAAGTTCTGTCGTGCTTGGGTTGTGTCCTATGTGCTGCGATCCAAAGTAGAGGCTGAGCTGTCCCGCCTGATAGAATTAGGTGTGCTGTCACCTATGCAGTATAGTGAGTGGGCCACTCCTGTGGTGCCGCTTGTAAAGAGAGATGGTTCTGTGAGGCTTTGTGGTGATTTTAAAGTGACCTTAAACCCGACCATTTGTGTGGAACACTATCAATTTCCACACATTGAAGACTTGTTTGCCTCATTAGCTGGGGGACAGCGTTTCAGCAAATTGGTCTTTGCACAGGTGTACCTACAGATAAAGTTTGATGAACAATCACGTAAACTGCTCACCATCAATACCCAAAAGGGGCTGTTCTGCTATAATCGTCTCTAATTTGGGATTGCTTCAGCACCTTCCATATTCCAACGAGCGATGGATCAGGTGTTACAAGGCCTTTCCAATGTGCATTGTTACTTGGACAATATATTGGTGACAGGCTGTAATGATGCAGAGCACCTGCAGAATTTGGATAGAGTATTGGGCCGATTAAAAGAATTTGGACTGTGtgtccaaaaagaaaaatgtgattttttcaaGGAGACCTTGGAGTACCTAGGTCATAAACTTGATGCAGCAGGACTACATAAGTCACCTGAAAAGGTTAGGGCTATTTTAGAGGCTCCAGCCCCCGATAATGTAACTAAACTGAGATCTTTCCTCAGTCTCATCAATTACTATGTGTGATTCATACCCAATCTTGCAAACATTTTGACCCCATTAAATGAGCTGCTTTGCAAAGGCAAACGCTGGTGACAAACGCTGGCATTGGTCATCTGTGTGTAAATCTGCATTCCAGAAAGCTAAGGAACAGTTGGTGTCTCAAAATGTCCTAACACACTACGATCCACAACTAAGCATCCTCCTGGCTTGTGATGCTTCTCCATATGGTGTGGGAGCTGTCATTTCCCATGTCTTTCCCAATGGCTTTTGCATCCAGAACACTGAGTAAGGCTGAACAGAACTATGTACAAATTGAGCGAGAAGCCCTTGGGATAGTGTTTGGGGTCAGGAAGTTTCATCAATACCTATATGGACGGAAATTTACTCTCTTCACAGACCATTGTCCACTGACAAGAATCTTTAGCCCAGAGAAAGGGGTACCGTCTATGGCAGCTGCCAGAATGCAGAGGTGGGCATTAATATTAGCAGCCCACAAATACACCATAGAATATAAGAAGGTTGCTCTAAATGTCAATGCTGATGGGCTTTCTCGTTTGCCCTTACTACTCAAACATAAGGAGAGCCAGAACACAGTTGACCTtttttacataaaacaaatgGAATTACTACCGGTGAGTAGTGCGGAAATTCGTAGAGAGACCATGTTGGACCCTACATTGTCTAAACTAATGGATGTGGTGTTGCTGGGACATTTTCCTAAACAATTGGGGGATAATGATGACTTACTGCCTTTCATCAACAGACAAATGGAGCTTACTGTACAACAAGGATGCCTGATGTGGGGGAGCAGAGTAATTGTGCCCCCTAAATTGCGCCCTCGTGTTTTGTCAGAGCTACATGTCAGCCAGCCAGGTATAGTGAGGATGAAGTCCTTGGCACGCAGTTATGTTTGGTGGACAGGGATCGACAGCCAGATTGAGCAACAAGTACACAACTGCCAGTCATGTCAGTGTGTTCAAAATCTTCCAAGCCCTGTGCCCCTCCACCCATGGATATGGCCAAGTGGGCCTTGGCAGAGAATTCATGTTGATATTGCTGGGCCTTATGAAGGCCATATGTACTTAGTAGTAGTCAATGCCCACTCAAAGTAGCCTGAGGTTCAACTAATGGATAGTGTCACAACTAGTAAGACTGTTCATGTCATGAGGACCCTTTTTAGTCGCTATGGTATACCTGAAGTCCTTGTTAGTGACAATGGCCCACAGTTCATTTCTGaagaatttgcacattttatgaaaaataacCATATTAAGCATATATGATTTGCTCCCTATCATCCAGCTACCACTGGGCTTGCAGAATGCTTTGTGCAAACTTTCAAACAAGCTTTGAAGGCATCAAAAGGGTTTGCTTCAGTACAGCAAAGACTAGACACGTTTTTACTCTCATATCGCAATAATCCACATGCTACAACAAAGGAATCTCCAGCTATGCTTTTATGGGTCGCAAATTACGTTCACGTCTAGATGTGCTTAAACCAAATGTGGCTTCTACAGTGAGTCAGTCTCAAGATGTTCAGCTGTTGCACAGTAACTGGAAATCCAGACAATTTAACGTAGGTGACCCAGTGCTGGTCCAGGATTACTGAAGGGGAGAAAAGTGGACACTTGGAGTGGTAACCTCCCAGCTGCCCTCATTCATACTCACAGGTGAGGAAGGTGTgctgagaagatggaaagagtactttgagacattgagaggctgatgaaagaagagaataagagagaaggttagatgatgtgaatcaggaagtgcaaaggattagcaaagaggaagtaaggacagctatgaagagaatgaagaatggaaaggctgttggtccagatgacatacctgtgtaCGCATGCAgatgtttagaagagatggcagtggagttgttaaccagattgtttaatggaatcttggaaagtgagaggatgtctgaggagtggagaagaagtgtactggtgctgatatttaagaataagggcaatgtgcaggactgcagtaactacaggggaataaaattgatgagccacagcatgaagttatggaaaagattAGTGGAAACTAGATTAAGAAGGAAgatgatgattaatgagcagaagtatggtttcatgccaagaaatagcactatagatgcaatgtttgctctgagggtgttgatggagaagtatagagaaggccagaaggagttgcattgcgtctttgtggacctggagaaagcatatgacagggtgtctcgagtggagttgtggtattgtatgaggaaggcGGGTGTGGCTGAGAAGTACGTAAgacttgtacaggatatgtatgaaggaagtgtgacagtggtctgcagtaggagtgacggatgcattcaacgtggaggtgggattacatcagggatcagctctgagtcctttcttatttgcagtggtgatggacaggttgacagacgagattagacaagagtccacttggactatgatgtttgttgatgacattgtgatctgtagcgagagtagggagcaggttgaggagaccctggagaggtggagatatgctgtagagaggagaggaatgaaggtcagtaggaacaagacagaatacatgtatgtaaataagagggaggttagtggaatggtgagaatgcagggagtagagttggagaaggtggatgagtttaaatacttgggatcaatagtagagagtaatggggattatggaagagaggtgaaaaagagagtgcaggcagggtggaatgggtggagaagagtgtcaggagtgatttgtgacagatggtcatcagcaaaagtgaaagggaaggtctacaggacggtagtgagaccagctatgttatatggaatggagatggtggcactgaccagaaagcaggagacagagctggaggtggcaaagttaaagatgctaagatttgcattgggtgtaacgaggatgggaaggattagaaatgagtacattagagggtcggctcaggttggacagttgagagacaaagtcagagaggctagattgcattggtttggacatgtgtagaggagagatgctgggtatattgggaaaaaggacgttaacgatagagctgccaggcaatatggaaaggggaaggcctaagagatagtttatggatgtggtgagagaggacatgcaggtggtgggtgtgacagagcaagatgcagaagacaggacgatatggaagaagatgatgcattgtggcagcccctaacgggacaagccgaaagaggaagaagaagaagatcaataGCATTGTTGTTGTGATTATTGTTTTTCACTTCCAAATATATTCCTGTTCTAATtttgtgcatttcttttgtttttcttaaaattataatttattaacattatttttattatgtaattttcttaaacattttttgcaCCTGTGCCACGCTTGAATTTGGCTGCTAGTTACATGGCTGTGTTGCTGTTGCTAACGACACCCTGTTTTCACTGTGATGCTATTTAAGTCACATAGCACTAATCCTAGCATTCAAGATTTtggataaacaaataaaactattaaTATATGTAGTAGCAGGTCTTATCTGACTTTGACCACTTCACATGTTTTTGACTACAAATTTGAGTAAAAGTTTGGGTTTGCATTTCTTAGTTTTTGACAAGGCTAGATTAGCCAATGAATTAGCTAATTGTTTTGGGCTTTGGATTTTCTGAGGTTTGGcttctagtttttattttttaatcacagcCCATTTTTGACtgaattttttcttttccatcttcTAGTCGTCTGCTATTAAAACATTTGCTTTTTCAAATAAGTATCTTCTGTCATACACGTTCGGATAGGAGGTAGCTacagggcttgagtaattgtaatactatatcagaccagggggtggcggagtatACTGACTgcctctctcagttccttgcagaccatttccAGGAAATCCTGCCAAGTACTGGCGcctctgatgatatcacttccagttctggtgcctctgatgacgtcactttcggttccgAAGATGTTGTTTCCGGTTCAATatcatttcctccaccagcctttaaaaccaccaccttacctccacatattcagttctgttttggactcagtcttgtgaacagctTGCTTTATTTCAACCTTTTTGCATGCTGGATATAATATGCAGGTGGCCGACCAAAAATTTATATTTGTCTGGAGTCATTTTGTGACACTGctttttgcatattcaaaggtactaaataaaaataactggTGTTTTATCTTCACAAGACATTCTGTGCTGGAAAACACAATtaatatgcattacatttatatatcaagTAAAGTTTATGAGTTTTTTCTAGGTTAACAGGAATAATGCAGCTTTGCattatgtattaattattaatagATCTTTTTTAAGCATTAACACTTAGCTTACCTTTTGCATGAGTCAAGGTTGTATTATTGCTTTTAGAGACAAAAGAATATAACAAACTTGACAGATGAGAGGAGgtaattcagtccatcaagcttgtttattTAGTGAAAAAtgaagctgtcccaatatctcatccaaatacttcttaaaaGATATCAAGGTTTTTTGCTTCAACAAAAtcactctgtagtttgttccagagacaACTTTATCTTGCtccttcattatattatattatattatattatattatattatattatattatattatattatattatattatattatattatattatattatattatattgtattatattatattatggcaaagtgggtagagctgctgcctcacagttaggagacccgggttcacttcgagtttgtatgttctccccgtgtctgcgtgggtttcctccgggtacttcagtttcctcccacagtccaaagacatacaggttaggtgcactcgcgattctacattgtccctagtgtgagcttggtgtgtgtgtgtgtgtgccctgtggtgggctggcgccccgcctggggtttgttacctgccttgtgccctgtgttggctgggattggctccagcagaccccctgaccctgtagttgggatatagcgggttggataatggatggatggatatattatattatattatattatattatattatattatattatattatattatattatattatattatattatattatattatattatattagaattggctgtggtgggttggcaccctgcccgggattggttcctgccttgtgccctgtgttggctgggattggctccagcagacccccgtgaccctgtgttcggattcagcgggttggaaaatggatggatgaatggatggatagaattggATTTGGTGGTGAAAGGAAATAAATAGTCACTGGATCTCACTTGGTCTCCAGAGTGGTGTACATTGTGTATGGAGGTTTACACATTCTTTACATTGGTTTCTTTCTCCATTTTAAAtacatgatgttattttgattGATGACTCTGTACTGGCTAATTGTGTACCAGTATTCCATCCATGCCTAGCTCCTGCCATGATTGGTTCCCTGTGACCATTGCACAATATTGTCCACTAGACATGGGATAGGCAGATGGTCAGACACATTAATTGAAGCATGCTTTGAATGCGTAACATTTAAAGAAGATATGCATGTGTGCTTTGGCCTgctaaatcaaacctgttttgaCTACATTAGATACATTTACTTGGAGATTTTGCCATTAAAACTGGCAATATCTGAAGGCTAAAATATATACACGTGAGTCTGTATACATGGAAAATTTAGAGAGATATCTGGAGATTCTCAGATATTAATAAACAAAAGTCAATATGTGCATCACTAGCCACTAAGCtaagtatttaaatattaaaaagtaaaactgcCATCTATTTTGAAAGTAAAAGGTATTCTATATAAAAAGCTAGGTTGATGCTAGAAAAGGACAATCACTGACCAGAACATGTAAACTGTATCTAACACCATTATGGAAGGACGCGAAGTTCTTTTGGAATTTTTCCATAAAGTGTTTTGTACTCCACTCTATAACCGAAGTTACTTTTCAATGTTTTCGGTTATATTTAAGGCTTATGAGAACTTTAAcgcaatgtatatattttttcccaCCTAGGTAATAAatttaaatacaggatatactgtGTTAAAATAGGTCTGAAACCATTAAAAACTATCCAGTTTTGTTTCCTTACAAGCAATGGTGCTGGGGTGGACTCCCAAGTTCCTAGAAACCTATAattagatatgtactgtatataaaccaaAATATTGCGAAATACATATTCATTATACAGagctttatattttaatgttaagCTGAACTAGTTGATTCCAAGTAAAACTATTGCATTTATGACTTTACTTATACTGTAGCTTCATGATTAGAtataaaaaagtgtaattttctAAAGTCTAATGCCTGAAAGAAAAATTGACCTTGTGTCTATGGTTTAGTGCTGGTATAATTTCCTCATGTTTATATTCACACTGTCAAGTTGTTTGAATCGTTTTACATAAATACGCATCAGCTAAAGTGGCACATTCAGctggattttatttttcacatttgaaccAGCAATAATTGTTGCTTTTGGAGTTTTTCTCAGATCATTTATTCTGTTGGGCCTTGTTTCTTGCAATATCCTTAAGCTGTTACTGTGATTATTTGAATTTACTTTTTAACTATGAATTTCAGAAGAGTTCTACTCAAAATCATTAATCTTAAAGGTTAATGAAATGGATTAGTCTATGGTTTCTTTAAAGGGCACCATGGTTAAAATGTGTTCCTTATTATGTCAGGGAGGATTTTTACGAAGCTGACTCTATACTGGGAATAATCTTTCAAACAGAAGCCTTTGGAGGGGTCATGTGTTGGCCCTGTGCTTCATTATGTTTCTATTTTAAGAGATCATTAGGCCTTTCGTTGCCCCCAATGCCCCATGCAATGGCGTATGAACGGAGTTGAAATGACTGGTTGGGATGAAGTCAGAGAGGCAATGGTTACAAGacaatttattaaaagacaaaattatCCCCTTATACTTAATATTATAAGCTGAATGCAATTTTAtagtattttggatatttttgcaTATGGCTCTTTTAATGATATATTTATAGTCTATCCAAAATAGTAGGTATGCAGTAATTAAATAgcttatgtgtgtatttatatatttttttaaatggctcAGTTTTTAATACAAATGTAGTGTTCTTTTAACTagtgtcttttattttaaatcatttactgttttgaattttacctgatttttgctgaagacaggTTTGCTTGTGTCTTGCTGTTTTAATGTGTTTGACCATCTGCCTCTCATACTGTCTAATGGGCAATATTGTGCAAtactttatttttacctttttctttctctcaggAATGGGTCCAGCTGTGCCAGGATTCACTCAAGATGTTGCCAAATACCAGACAACTACATTATCCTTATGCATTGCAGTTCTTCTCGCTCAAAAGATACTggcacatatatatttttttaaacttgatcATTAACAAATCAAATATCTTTTGCAAGTTGTAGTTGTGATACACATGCTTCTACTGGGAGGAGTTTTACATTTTTCGCCAAGTCTTAGTTGTTAATCTTCCATCATAGGCAGTCTGTAATGTCCCCAGTTCTCCCTTACTAGCACTCCGTACATCATTTACAGCAACCTGTTTGAAACTAAAACGCTTTTTTAATGGTGCCTTGTTGCTTTTACCAGAATTTGCAATG harbors:
- the LOC114661757 gene encoding uncharacterized protein K02A2.6-like; this translates as MLLHMVWELSFPMSFPMAFASRTLSKAEQNYVQIEREALGIVFGVRKFHQYLYGRKFTLFTDHCPLTRIFSPEKGVPSMAAARMQRWALILAAHKYTIEYKKVALNVNADGLSRLPLLLKHKESQNTVDLFYIKQMELLPVSSAEIRRETMLDPTLSKLMDVVLLGHFPKQLGDNDDLLPFINRQMELTVQQGCLMWGSRVIVPPKLRPRVLSELHVSQPGIVRMKSLARSYVWWTGIDSQIEQQVHNCQSCQCVQNLPSPVPLHPWIWPSGPWQRIHVDIAGPYEGHMYLVVVNAHSK